A genomic stretch from Desulfotignum balticum DSM 7044 includes:
- a CDS encoding biotin--[acetyl-CoA-carboxylase] ligase, translated as MMDLGIPGLMPAHCCGCSGFVVPVCESTMNLAWHLHNRNRFPEYAWILAHAQTRAKGRQGRVWVSEPGSLAVTLRLPDTAENLGPLLSMATALPLIRALADIDIPACIKWPNDILVNDRKAGGILIEEKQGVFMAGIGMNIRNAPENSVMENFFHLPAGCLNISDVNLSLFDIWRCFLKNILDRFSALTADPAAVVREVNTALAWKNEPVVLEHTKIFDGPAIVLGVDDQGRLEVRTNKGIVHIRSGTVTPRVT; from the coding sequence ATGATGGATTTGGGTATCCCCGGTCTGATGCCGGCCCATTGCTGCGGCTGTTCAGGATTTGTCGTTCCGGTATGTGAGTCAACCATGAATCTGGCATGGCACCTGCACAACCGGAACCGGTTTCCCGAATATGCCTGGATTCTGGCCCATGCCCAGACCCGGGCCAAGGGACGGCAGGGCCGGGTCTGGGTGTCCGAACCCGGCAGCCTGGCCGTCACCCTGCGGCTGCCGGATACGGCTGAAAACTTAGGCCCGCTGCTGTCCATGGCCACGGCCCTGCCCCTGATCCGGGCACTGGCAGACATCGATATTCCGGCCTGCATCAAATGGCCCAATGATATCCTGGTCAATGACCGCAAGGCCGGGGGAATATTGATTGAAGAAAAACAGGGTGTTTTCATGGCCGGGATCGGTATGAATATCCGGAACGCCCCTGAAAACAGTGTGATGGAGAATTTTTTTCATCTTCCGGCTGGATGTTTGAACATTTCTGATGTAAACTTATCCCTTTTTGACATATGGCGGTGTTTTCTGAAAAACATTTTGGATCGGTTCTCTGCGTTGACAGCAGACCCGGCCGCCGTCGTTCGGGAAGTGAATACCGCTCTGGCATGGAAAAATGAACCGGTCGTGCTGGAACATACCAAAATTTTTGATGGTCCCGCCATTGTTCTGGGGGTGGATGACCAGGGGCGCCTTGAGGTCAGAACAAATAAAGGCATTGTTCACATCCGTTCGGGAACCGTTACCCCCAGGGTGACATGA
- a CDS encoding sensor histidine kinase → MVSPASEKSVRQMYKETRLAQKRLDTLLRFLPDPVFAFTLNNTVEYVNPAFERVFGWKLTEIRGKNIPFVPDHLLEQARQGMKQLYENRTVMDFETQRYTRDGRLLDILINGAILYDEDDTPMGQVLILRDITFEKRMAKTNRIMFDISNALHTYHKLGDLVTIITAEIQKLVNVEGAFILLADRKTDELYFFSARFKDAASGNKFKKLRFPADQGVSGHVFKTGKPLLIPDISQCDFYLRRVDEETDLVAQNMLSVPIKLKDRVIGVVSVVNKLQGQFDDTDTDQLMMVASTVALPIENTRIHEELEQSYTDLKILNQAKDKVINHLAHELKTPVSVVDAAMKLLEKKLAAKGIRDEKIETIIGRARRNLRRILNIQFEVEDLLKKKQFTAFHILTRLIDACVDELALLTEIQAQDETRTGNADMMTGVRQAVEKIFGPHRLTRQTIHLDQYMARHLERLAPDFAFRRLTLETGLEKTHLVHMPEEILDIIVTGLVRNAVEYTPDGGKIQIQVFSKNNRPTLVIQDYGIGFTPEKLRLIFENYFTPPDSSEYTTKQPFEFNAGGRGFDLLRIKLFSERYNFTLDIDATRCRFIPADMDTCPGDIRRCRFCTTPDDCLNSGATTVTLIF, encoded by the coding sequence ATGGTATCACCGGCATCGGAAAAATCGGTCCGGCAGATGTACAAGGAAACCCGGCTGGCCCAGAAACGCCTGGACACCCTGCTCCGGTTCCTGCCGGATCCCGTGTTTGCCTTTACCTTGAACAATACCGTTGAATATGTCAACCCGGCCTTTGAGCGGGTGTTTGGATGGAAATTGACAGAGATCCGGGGAAAAAACATCCCTTTTGTCCCGGATCACCTGCTGGAACAGGCCAGACAGGGCATGAAGCAGCTGTATGAAAACCGCACGGTCATGGATTTTGAAACCCAGCGGTACACCCGGGACGGCCGGCTGCTGGACATTCTGATCAACGGGGCCATTCTGTACGATGAAGATGACACCCCCATGGGCCAGGTTTTGATTTTACGGGATATTACCTTTGAAAAACGCATGGCCAAAACCAACCGGATCATGTTTGACATCTCCAATGCCCTGCACACCTATCACAAGCTCGGGGACCTGGTGACCATCATCACGGCGGAAATCCAGAAGCTGGTGAACGTGGAAGGGGCGTTCATCCTGCTGGCGGACAGAAAAACCGATGAGCTGTATTTTTTCTCCGCCCGGTTCAAGGATGCGGCATCCGGCAACAAATTCAAGAAACTCCGGTTTCCGGCGGACCAGGGAGTGTCCGGCCATGTCTTTAAGACCGGCAAACCCCTGCTGATCCCGGATATCTCCCAATGTGATTTTTACCTGCGCCGGGTGGACGAGGAAACTGATCTGGTGGCCCAAAACATGCTGTCCGTGCCCATCAAGCTCAAGGACCGGGTCATCGGTGTGGTATCGGTGGTGAACAAACTTCAGGGCCAGTTCGACGACACGGACACGGATCAGCTGATGATGGTGGCCAGCACCGTGGCCCTGCCCATTGAAAACACCCGGATCCATGAAGAGCTGGAGCAGTCCTACACAGATCTGAAAATCCTCAATCAGGCCAAAGACAAGGTGATCAATCATCTGGCCCATGAGCTCAAGACCCCGGTATCCGTGGTGGATGCCGCCATGAAACTCTTAGAAAAAAAATTGGCGGCCAAAGGAATCCGGGACGAGAAAATCGAAACCATCATCGGCCGGGCCCGGCGGAACCTGCGGCGAATCCTGAATATTCAGTTTGAAGTGGAAGACCTGCTCAAGAAAAAACAGTTCACTGCCTTTCATATCCTCACCCGGCTCATTGATGCCTGCGTGGATGAACTGGCCCTGCTCACCGAGATCCAGGCCCAAGACGAGACCCGGACCGGAAACGCGGATATGATGACCGGGGTGCGCCAGGCCGTGGAGAAAATTTTCGGACCCCATCGCCTGACCCGGCAGACCATTCATCTGGATCAATACATGGCCCGGCACTTAGAGCGCCTGGCTCCGGATTTTGCTTTTCGCCGTCTCACGCTGGAAACCGGTCTGGAAAAAACGCACCTTGTGCACATGCCTGAAGAGATCCTGGATATTATTGTCACGGGCCTGGTCCGAAATGCCGTGGAATACACACCGGACGGTGGAAAAATCCAAATTCAAGTGTTCTCCAAAAACAACCGTCCCACCCTGGTCATCCAGGATTACGGCATCGGGTTTACCCCGGAAAAACTGCGCCTGATTTTTGAAAACTATTTTACCCCGCCGGATTCATCCGAATACACCACCAAGCAGCCTTTTGAATTCAATGCCGGGGGCCGGGGGTTTGATCTGCTGCGCATCAAACTGTTTTCAGAACGGTATAATTTTACCCTGGACATTGACGCTACCCGGTGCCGGTTCATTCCGGCCGACATGGACACCTGTCCCGGTGACATCCGGCGCTGCCGGTTTTGCACAACGCCGGATGACTGTCTGAATTCCGGAGCCACCACGGTTACGCTGATATTTTAG
- a CDS encoding flavodoxin family protein, with translation MNILTLLGSARKKGNTATALGWVEDALTGMGHDVTRVYLHGRHLNGCMGCNQCKQVLDAPGCVQQDDVPEILAQMVAADLILYASPLYFWGASAQLKAVIDRTYSLYTRYHETDHASLLEGRRQAVLMTGASGWDNNAEGAFTAFKRMQKPHKTHYAGEWFIGNCTTPSAMTPAIKNKALDFARQISV, from the coding sequence ATGAACATTTTAACCTTGCTGGGCAGTGCCCGGAAAAAAGGAAATACCGCCACCGCTTTAGGGTGGGTGGAAGATGCCCTCACGGGCATGGGCCATGATGTCACCCGGGTGTATCTTCACGGCAGACATTTGAACGGGTGTATGGGCTGCAACCAGTGCAAACAGGTACTTGATGCCCCGGGATGTGTCCAGCAAGACGATGTCCCGGAAATTCTGGCGCAAATGGTGGCTGCGGATCTGATCCTCTACGCGTCTCCCTTGTATTTCTGGGGAGCGAGCGCCCAGCTCAAAGCGGTCATAGACCGGACCTACAGCCTGTATACTCGGTACCATGAAACCGACCACGCCTCGTTGCTGGAAGGACGCCGTCAGGCTGTTTTAATGACGGGTGCCAGCGGATGGGACAACAATGCGGAAGGGGCCTTCACCGCGTTCAAACGGATGCAGAAACCCCACAAAACCCATTATGCCGGTGAATGGTTTATCGGTAACTGCACCACACCTTCGGCGATGACCCCGGCCATTAAAAACAAGGCCCTGGACTTTGCCCGGCAGATCAGTGTGTGA
- a CDS encoding MFS transporter: MRYLILVSAVIMQMCLGATYSWSVYVQPLRDITGLAQGPVQGPFTVFYFVFPFTMMLAGGWLPRIGPRISAMAGGLLFGGGWILAGLGSHHFFFTILGIGGLAGIGAGMAYIVPIAVCIRWFPKSKGLVTGIAVAGFGGGAALVSQAGGFLITRLGYTPFQTFFVFGILFLCLVGVAGSVMRFPASETKTATRSWLRPGQVLGHANFKLLYLAMFMGLAAGFAVNANLKEIFHNTGDTAQIGITAVSLFALANAAGRVIWGMIFDRISAASAIQANLICQALVLAATPLLAVSVPGFWAFALFTGFNYGGVLVIYVSSAARSWGSEHVSRVYGWLFTANIPAALSPILAGFMFDRFHDFTPALGGLALLLAVTAVLIRYQTKRINDRITPISADCPCCPGG; encoded by the coding sequence ATGCGCTATCTGATCCTTGTTTCTGCTGTGATCATGCAGATGTGCCTGGGTGCCACCTATTCCTGGAGCGTTTATGTCCAGCCCCTCAGAGATATCACCGGCCTGGCCCAGGGGCCGGTTCAGGGGCCGTTTACCGTGTTTTATTTTGTTTTTCCTTTCACCATGATGCTTGCCGGCGGGTGGCTGCCGAGAATCGGTCCCCGAATCAGCGCCATGGCCGGAGGATTGCTGTTCGGCGGCGGCTGGATCCTGGCCGGACTGGGCAGTCATCACTTTTTTTTCACCATTCTGGGGATCGGAGGTCTGGCCGGCATTGGCGCCGGCATGGCCTATATCGTGCCCATTGCCGTGTGTATCCGGTGGTTTCCAAAATCCAAAGGCCTTGTCACCGGCATTGCCGTGGCCGGATTCGGAGGCGGGGCCGCGCTGGTGAGCCAGGCCGGCGGTTTTCTGATCACACGTCTGGGGTATACCCCGTTTCAGACATTTTTTGTGTTCGGCATCCTGTTTTTATGTCTGGTGGGGGTGGCCGGCAGTGTGATGCGGTTTCCCGCGTCTGAAACAAAAACCGCCACCCGGTCATGGCTTCGGCCGGGACAGGTGCTGGGGCATGCCAATTTCAAATTACTGTATCTGGCCATGTTCATGGGACTGGCTGCGGGATTTGCCGTGAACGCCAACCTCAAGGAAATTTTTCACAATACCGGCGATACGGCCCAGATCGGTATCACAGCAGTGTCGTTGTTTGCCCTGGCCAATGCCGCCGGCCGGGTAATCTGGGGGATGATTTTTGACCGGATTTCGGCTGCGTCCGCCATCCAGGCCAACCTGATCTGCCAGGCACTTGTGTTGGCAGCAACCCCGCTTCTGGCCGTATCGGTTCCCGGATTCTGGGCGTTTGCCCTGTTCACGGGATTCAATTATGGCGGGGTTCTGGTGATTTATGTGTCCAGTGCGGCCAGAAGCTGGGGATCTGAGCATGTTTCCCGGGTTTACGGCTGGCTGTTCACCGCCAATATCCCGGCGGCATTGTCTCCGATCCTGGCCGGGTTTATGTTTGACAGGTTCCATGATTTCACCCCGGCCCTGGGCGGGCTGGCGCTGCTGCTGGCGGTCACGGCGGTTCTGATCCGGTACCAGACCAAACGGATCAATGACCGGATTACCCCTATTTCAGCTGACTGTCCTTGCTGCCCCGGCGGTTGA
- a CDS encoding pyridoxal-phosphate-dependent aminotransferase family protein — protein sequence MNDLLQTIEPVTLMGPGPSCVDASVLAALSKPTLGHLDPYFIKIMDTIKQQLKTVLHTRNELTLPISGTGSAGMECCFVNLIEKNDPVLILINGVFGRRMQDVATRLGAKVDTLEFDWGTPVIVDVVQKELSKKSYKLVAVVHAETSTGVLNPVPGIGALLKDKDTLFLVDAVTSLGGMEILMDDWGIDVFYSGTQKCLSCPPGLSPVSFSPAAVAALQARKTKVPNWYLDLSLIMNYWEGATRAYHHTAPVNMLYGLYQALCLILDEGESHVFERHMAAHLQLVRELDLLGLRMQVDASCRLPMLNAVCIPEGVDDAEIRTRLLSEYKIEIGGGLGPLAGKIWRIGLMGHTARPENVDKLIQALAAVLPDRTGN from the coding sequence ATGAACGATCTGTTGCAAACCATTGAGCCGGTTACCCTCATGGGTCCCGGTCCGTCCTGTGTGGACGCTTCCGTGCTGGCGGCCCTTTCAAAACCCACTTTAGGGCACCTGGATCCGTATTTCATAAAAATCATGGATACCATCAAGCAGCAGCTCAAAACCGTGCTGCACACCCGAAACGAGCTGACCCTTCCCATTTCCGGAACCGGCTCCGCCGGCATGGAATGCTGTTTTGTGAACCTCATTGAAAAAAATGATCCCGTCCTGATCCTGATCAACGGGGTGTTCGGCCGGCGCATGCAGGATGTGGCCACCCGGCTGGGGGCAAAGGTGGATACCCTGGAATTTGACTGGGGTACCCCGGTGATTGTGGATGTGGTACAGAAAGAATTGTCGAAAAAATCCTACAAACTGGTGGCCGTGGTCCATGCGGAAACTTCCACCGGGGTGCTGAATCCGGTGCCCGGTATCGGGGCCCTGCTCAAAGACAAAGACACCCTGTTTCTGGTGGATGCCGTGACCAGTCTGGGCGGGATGGAAATTCTCATGGACGACTGGGGGATCGATGTGTTTTACAGCGGCACCCAGAAATGTCTGTCCTGTCCCCCGGGCCTGTCACCCGTGTCTTTTTCTCCGGCCGCTGTGGCAGCGCTCCAGGCCCGGAAAACCAAAGTTCCCAACTGGTACCTGGACTTAAGCCTGATCATGAACTACTGGGAAGGGGCCACCCGGGCCTATCACCATACTGCGCCGGTCAACATGCTGTACGGGCTTTACCAGGCCCTTTGCCTGATCCTTGATGAAGGGGAATCCCACGTGTTTGAACGGCACATGGCAGCCCACCTTCAACTGGTCCGGGAACTGGACCTTTTGGGCCTGCGTATGCAGGTGGATGCCTCCTGCCGCCTGCCCATGCTCAATGCCGTCTGTATCCCGGAAGGGGTGGATGATGCAGAAATCAGAACCCGGCTTCTCAGCGAATATAAAATCGAGATCGGTGGAGGATTAGGGCCTCTGGCCGGCAAAATCTGGCGTATCGGCCTGATGGGACACACGGCCCGGCCGGAAAATGTGGACAAACTGATACAGGCCCTGGCAGCGGTTCTGCCGGACCGCACCGGCAATTAA
- a CDS encoding DksA/TraR family C4-type zinc finger protein, producing the protein MAVGWARDGAVQEQIDASVADAVKQARDRLGRGESRTHCDVCEEKIPEARRKALPGVRLCVHCQSEMEKNDSGVRLFNRRGSKDSQLK; encoded by the coding sequence ATGGCAGTCGGATGGGCAAGAGACGGGGCGGTTCAGGAACAGATCGATGCCAGTGTGGCGGATGCGGTCAAACAGGCCAGAGATCGGCTGGGCCGTGGTGAAAGCAGAACCCATTGCGACGTGTGCGAAGAGAAGATCCCCGAGGCCCGGAGAAAGGCCCTTCCCGGAGTCAGACTGTGTGTCCATTGTCAATCGGAAATGGAGAAAAACGACTCCGGGGTCCGTTTGTTCAACCGCCGGGGCAGCAAGGACAGTCAGCTGAAATAG
- a CDS encoding DNA-methyltransferase: protein MKTVHSIHFADARRMTQLADNSIDLMVTSPPYPMIEMWDNLFQKLDSSVKKCLSRRDGPAAFEAMHRLLDPVWQESFRVLKPGGFACINIGDATRTIDDHFALYTNHARILSAATQIGFTSLPCIIWRKQTNAPNKFMGSGMLPAGAYVTLEHEYILILRKNGRREFKTAEDKQRRRESAIFWEERNHWFSDVWFDLKGTTQTLADARERKRSAAFPFELAYRLINMFSLLTDPVLDPFMGTGTTMAAAMAAGRCSVGYEADKNLIPAVHKTVRGVMLPTDQAAARRLIQHQTFVEQRLAADKPLKYINEPYGFPVVTNQERWLRLHVPADLIQADETRFQVTHDMAPMPFKYNLFDN from the coding sequence ATGAAAACAGTCCATTCCATACATTTCGCAGATGCCCGCCGCATGACACAACTGGCAGACAACAGTATCGATCTGATGGTAACCTCCCCGCCTTATCCCATGATCGAGATGTGGGATAATCTGTTTCAAAAATTGGATTCCAGTGTCAAAAAATGTCTGTCCAGACGGGACGGCCCGGCCGCGTTCGAAGCCATGCACCGGCTCCTGGACCCGGTGTGGCAGGAAAGCTTCCGGGTGCTTAAGCCCGGCGGATTTGCCTGTATCAATATCGGAGATGCCACCCGGACCATTGACGACCATTTCGCCCTGTACACCAACCATGCAAGAATCCTGTCCGCCGCCACACAGATTGGATTCACCAGCCTGCCCTGCATCATCTGGCGCAAGCAGACCAATGCCCCCAACAAGTTCATGGGATCGGGCATGCTCCCGGCCGGGGCTTATGTCACCCTGGAACATGAATATATCCTGATTTTACGAAAAAACGGCAGGCGGGAATTCAAAACCGCAGAAGACAAACAGCGGCGCAGAGAAAGCGCGATTTTCTGGGAAGAGCGCAACCACTGGTTTTCCGATGTATGGTTTGACCTCAAAGGCACGACCCAGACCCTGGCCGATGCCCGGGAAAGAAAACGCAGCGCCGCCTTTCCCTTTGAGCTGGCATACCGCCTGATCAACATGTTTTCTCTCCTGACCGACCCGGTGCTGGACCCGTTCATGGGTACGGGGACCACCATGGCCGCTGCCATGGCCGCGGGCCGGTGCAGTGTGGGGTATGAAGCGGACAAAAACCTGATCCCCGCGGTTCACAAAACGGTCCGGGGTGTGATGCTGCCCACGGATCAGGCCGCAGCCAGGCGGCTGATTCAGCACCAGACCTTTGTGGAACAACGCTTGGCAGCGGACAAGCCGTTGAAATATATCAATGAACCCTATGGATTCCCCGTGGTTACCAACCAGGAGCGATGGTTACGCCTGCATGTGCCTGCCGATCTGATTCAAGCGGATGAAACCCGGTTTCAGGTCACCCACGATATGGCCCCAATGCCATTCAAATACAACCTGTTTGACAACTGA
- a CDS encoding pyruvate carboxylase — protein MEAKTFEQVVREIKGKKILVANRGITARRIIRSIREELMAVPVLTVTDVDKTAPFTSGAQELMLLGENPRAYLDIDHILKLAKEQDVVAVHPGWGFASEDAGFPKKCAEKGILFIGPPTEPMTLLGNKVKVRELARKLDVPVVPGSLDAVEVAEAREIALEMGLPVMLKAEGGGGGRGIYEIYDMDQLETAFSKAAVLAQASFGNPRIYVEKLLTSVRHIEIQVIADQHGNVFAFDERDCTVQRNHQKLVEITPSPWPKMTEELRQRLKDYAKALVAAVGYYSLATVEFLVDEHQNPYLIEVNTRLQVEHGITECRYGIDLVEEQIAVAFGSTLRFTQEKTRPVAHALQVRINCEDPRNDFAPNAGHIVRYISPGGPGVRLDSCIAGGYEFPSNYDSAASLLIAHGDSWEKTLAVMNRALKEYVIGGLKTTIPFHLKIIADPVFRSGEYDTRFVEKTPGLMRYQDSESEALRLSRLIADISAMGYNPHVQLSDYRGVSDKRVGAFNPVLPALPPLPASGPYPRGDRQALIDYVRDSGIVHFSDTTARDITQSNSGNRFRLAEDKLMGPYLDRCGFFSLENGGGAHFHVAMMANMTYPFNEARMWDQFAPLTPKQILVRSTNLLGYKPQPGNLMQFTSEFICEHHDIVRCFDFLNHIDNMRPLAEVVMNSRGNVWQPAVSLSWAKGFDVNHYMGVVAEIIRQAADVAGVSAQKACSLFILGLKDMAGVCPPRFITALVTAIRKQYPDLVLHYHRHCTDGLFVPAVGAAAKAGAHIVDTAIGAAVRWYGQGEVLSTAAYMEEELGLKIRLNKDMIRHSNFVLKQIMPWYDRYTAPFFQGIDHDVIHHGMPGGATSSSQEGAMKQGYIHLLPQMLKFLAGTRQIIKYHDVTPGSQITWNTAFLAVTSAYQRGGEEEVDHLLWILDAVISTPEDEMDDTLKEERQVLYKDSNDAFKNLLLGKFGRLPLGFPPDWVYESAFGKNSAKALSDRTESSPLDGLPSIDIESEKQALEKQINRIATPEELVMYLNHPGDALKTILFRQEFGNPNRVPLDVWFEGLVPGRELFFTDTEGKPHAMKILGIESPDDKGMAVVRYTLDAEVFIHTVKVADAAGPGADTMQMADPNNPYHAAAPSNGDLWIMYVKPGDVVKAGEELFNITIMKQEKAVVSPVEGIVESVLKTADYKFDKKMVPVKKGELLVKLGPVPRKCAACDTPVADKAYKFCPQCGKKI, from the coding sequence ATGGAAGCAAAAACATTTGAACAGGTGGTCAGGGAGATCAAGGGAAAAAAAATCCTGGTAGCCAACCGAGGCATCACAGCCCGGCGGATTATCCGTTCCATCCGCGAAGAACTCATGGCGGTTCCGGTTCTCACCGTGACCGATGTGGACAAAACCGCCCCCTTTACCTCCGGTGCCCAGGAACTGATGCTTTTAGGGGAAAATCCCCGGGCATACCTGGATATCGACCATATTTTGAAACTGGCCAAAGAACAGGATGTGGTGGCCGTGCATCCGGGATGGGGATTTGCTTCCGAAGATGCCGGTTTTCCGAAAAAATGCGCGGAAAAAGGGATCTTGTTCATCGGTCCGCCCACGGAACCCATGACCCTTCTGGGCAACAAGGTAAAGGTCAGAGAACTGGCCCGGAAATTGGATGTGCCTGTGGTTCCGGGTTCTCTGGACGCCGTGGAGGTGGCCGAAGCCCGGGAGATCGCCCTGGAGATGGGACTGCCGGTCATGCTCAAGGCCGAGGGCGGCGGCGGGGGCCGGGGCATCTATGAAATCTATGACATGGACCAGCTGGAAACCGCGTTTTCCAAGGCTGCGGTCCTGGCCCAGGCCTCTTTCGGCAATCCCAGAATTTATGTGGAAAAACTGCTCACCTCGGTGCGGCACATTGAAATTCAAGTTATTGCGGACCAGCACGGCAATGTATTTGCTTTTGACGAACGGGACTGCACGGTCCAGCGGAATCACCAGAAACTGGTGGAGATCACCCCGTCCCCCTGGCCGAAGATGACCGAAGAACTGCGGCAACGGCTTAAAGATTATGCCAAAGCCCTGGTGGCGGCCGTGGGCTATTATTCCCTTGCCACGGTGGAGTTCCTGGTGGATGAACACCAGAATCCGTATCTCATCGAGGTGAACACCCGGCTCCAGGTGGAGCACGGGATCACGGAGTGCCGGTACGGCATCGACCTGGTGGAGGAACAAATTGCCGTGGCATTCGGGTCCACTTTGCGGTTCACGCAAGAAAAAACCCGGCCCGTGGCCCATGCCCTTCAGGTGCGCATCAACTGCGAAGACCCCAGAAACGATTTTGCCCCCAATGCCGGCCATATTGTGCGGTATATCTCGCCGGGAGGCCCCGGGGTCCGGCTGGATTCCTGTATTGCCGGCGGGTATGAATTTCCCTCCAACTATGACTCGGCCGCCTCGTTGCTCATTGCCCATGGTGATTCATGGGAAAAGACCCTGGCGGTGATGAACCGGGCGTTAAAGGAATATGTGATCGGCGGGCTGAAAACCACCATCCCGTTTCACCTGAAAATTATTGCGGATCCCGTGTTCAGATCCGGTGAGTATGACACCCGGTTTGTGGAGAAAACCCCGGGACTGATGCGGTATCAGGACAGCGAATCCGAAGCGTTGCGCCTGTCACGGCTCATCGCGGATATTTCTGCCATGGGATACAATCCCCATGTCCAGCTGTCCGACTACCGGGGTGTGTCTGACAAGCGGGTGGGAGCGTTCAACCCGGTGCTGCCGGCCCTGCCCCCGCTTCCGGCGTCCGGGCCTTATCCCCGGGGCGATCGTCAGGCTTTGATCGATTATGTCCGGGATTCCGGGATCGTTCATTTTTCAGACACCACGGCCCGGGATATCACCCAGTCCAACTCCGGAAACCGGTTCCGCCTGGCCGAAGACAAACTCATGGGGCCGTATCTGGACCGGTGCGGATTTTTCTCCCTGGAAAACGGGGGCGGGGCCCATTTTCATGTGGCCATGATGGCCAACATGACCTATCCGTTCAATGAAGCCAGAATGTGGGACCAGTTCGCGCCCCTGACGCCCAAGCAGATTCTGGTGCGATCCACCAATCTGCTGGGGTACAAACCCCAGCCAGGGAATCTGATGCAGTTCACCAGTGAATTCATCTGCGAGCACCATGACATTGTGCGGTGTTTTGATTTCCTTAATCATATCGATAATATGCGGCCCCTGGCCGAGGTGGTGATGAACTCCCGGGGCAATGTGTGGCAGCCGGCCGTGTCTTTGTCCTGGGCCAAAGGGTTTGATGTGAATCATTACATGGGGGTGGTGGCGGAAATTATCCGGCAGGCCGCGGATGTGGCCGGCGTATCCGCCCAAAAAGCCTGTTCCCTGTTTATTCTGGGTCTCAAGGACATGGCCGGGGTGTGCCCGCCCCGGTTCATTACCGCGTTGGTGACAGCGATCCGCAAACAGTATCCGGATCTAGTGCTTCATTATCACCGCCACTGCACGGACGGATTGTTTGTCCCGGCCGTGGGGGCCGCGGCCAAAGCCGGTGCCCATATCGTGGACACGGCCATCGGTGCGGCCGTGCGCTGGTACGGCCAGGGCGAGGTCTTGTCCACGGCTGCCTACATGGAAGAAGAGCTGGGGCTGAAAATCCGTCTGAACAAGGATATGATCCGTCACAGCAATTTTGTGCTCAAACAGATCATGCCCTGGTATGACCGGTACACGGCGCCTTTTTTCCAGGGCATCGATCATGACGTGATTCACCACGGCATGCCCGGCGGGGCCACCTCCTCTTCCCAGGAAGGGGCCATGAAACAGGGATACATCCATCTGCTGCCCCAGATGCTTAAATTTCTGGCCGGCACCCGGCAGATCATCAAATATCACGATGTCACACCCGGCTCCCAGATTACCTGGAACACCGCATTTCTGGCCGTGACCAGTGCGTATCAGCGGGGGGGTGAAGAAGAAGTCGATCATCTGCTGTGGATACTGGATGCCGTGATTTCCACGCCGGAAGATGAGATGGATGATACGTTGAAAGAAGAACGGCAGGTGCTGTATAAAGACAGCAACGATGCCTTTAAAAACCTGCTGCTGGGGAAATTCGGGCGCCTGCCCCTGGGATTTCCCCCGGACTGGGTGTATGAAAGTGCGTTTGGAAAAAACAGTGCCAAGGCATTGTCTGACCGAACGGAATCCTCTCCCCTGGACGGGCTGCCATCCATAGATATTGAATCGGAAAAACAGGCCCTGGAAAAACAGATCAACCGCATCGCCACACCCGAAGAGCTGGTCATGTATCTCAACCACCCCGGAGACGCCTTGAAAACCATTCTGTTCCGTCAGGAATTCGGCAATCCCAACCGGGTGCCCCTGGATGTCTGGTTTGAAGGCCTGGTGCCGGGCCGGGAACTGTTTTTCACCGATACGGAAGGCAAACCCCATGCCATGAAAATTCTGGGCATTGAGTCCCCGGATGACAAAGGCATGGCTGTGGTGCGGTACACCCTGGATGCCGAGGTGTTCATCCACACGGTCAAGGTAGCGGATGCCGCGGGACCCGGGGCCGATACCATGCAGATGGCCGACCCGAACAACCCGTACCATGCGGCGGCCCCGTCCAACGGAGATCTGTGGATCATGTATGTCAAACCCGGGGATGTGGTCAAGGCCGGGGAAGAGCTGTTCAACATCACCATCATGAAACAGGAAAAAGCCGTGGTGTCCCCGGTGGAAGGCATTGTTGAAAGTGTTCTTAAAACCGCGGATTACAAATTCGACAAAAAAATGGTGCCTGTGAAAAAAGGAGAACTGCTGGTAAAGCTGGGGCCGGTGCCCCGAAAATGTGCGGCCTGTGATACACCCGTGGCGGACAAAGCGTACAAATTCTGCCCCCAGTGCGGTAAAAAAATCTGA